In candidate division WOR-3 bacterium, the DNA window CGCACGGTTTCCAGCACACGCACCAGTGCATCCGGTGTATGGGCATAGTCAACATAGACCTGAAACCCGCGGCCGGTCTCGATCCGCTCCAGCCGGCCCGGCACGTTCTCAAGCGACTCAGCGCCGGCTGCCATTACTTCCGGGCTCCAACCCAGGGCCGTACCGATACCGAACGCGGCCAGAAGATTGGCCAGGTTGTACCGCCCCACTAACTTTAGTCGTACCGGCACTGCCTTGCCCTGGACTGAAACTTCGGTTGCCAGACCGTCCGGCCTGACTACAGTCACCTTGCCGACAATCTCAGGCACTGGCTCCAGGTCCGGCCTCGTACCGTAGCGAATAACTCTGGCCCTGGCTTTGGCTGCGATTTCCCGACCCATCACATCGTCCTGGTTCGTCACGACGAAGCTTGTCGGCCTCAGCCCCTCGAACAACTTCATCTTAGCTTCCTGGTACGCCCGCATTGTCTTATGAAAGTCCAGATGGTCCTGTGTCAGATTCGTGAATGCGGCGACCTTGAAATCGAGGTCATAGACCCGGTCCAGCTCAAGCGCGTGTGACGACACCTCAGCAACACAAAGCGGAACTTTGTTGTCCGCCATCCGGGCCAGAAGCTCAACCAGGTCCAGACTCTCAGGCGTGGTGTGGCCGGCCTTGCGGTACTCAACTCCGTCCGAGTACTCAATCGTGCCGATGAACCCTGGCTCGATGCCGCTCTGTCTTGCCATCGCGCGAACCAGAAAGGTCGTCGTAGTCTTGCCATTAGTACCGGTAACGCCCACAAGGTCCAGCTTGCGCGAAGGAAAGTCATAGAACCGGTTGGACACCTGGGCCAGAAACCGTCTGGGCGTCTTGGTCAGCACGGTAGTAACCCAGCCCCGGCGAACGCGGGAAAAGTCCGTTGTCGCAACCGCCACCGCTCCACGGTTCATCGCCTCATCAATGAACTGACTGCCTGCGACCCGGAATCCTTCAACCGCAACGAACAGGTAACCCGGTTTGACCTGGCCCGAGTGATACGCGATACCCTTGATTTCAACTTTGGGGTTGCCGTGAATCGTACATGGCATACCCAGCACAAGCTCCTCAAGTCGCTTTCTCATTTCCCTGCAATCCGCATCCCGGGTTCGGTGCGGCCCGCAACCGGGAACTGGCCCGCGGCCATTCTCGCCCTGCGTACCTTCTCCAGCAGAAGCAGTTGCTCACCGATTTCTCGGAACACCGGTCCGGCCGAGGTACTGGCAAACCGGTGATTGGGCTCATCCAGCAACACGGCAATCACGTACCGCGCCGGCTCGCGGGGCAGAAACCCGACAAACGACATCATCGAGCGCGTATCTGAATAACCGCCGCCCGGCTCGACCTTCTGTGCGGTACCGGTCTTGCCGCACACCTCTACTCCAGGCACCGCCGCAAACGTACCGGTGCCCTCAGTCACAACCTTGGCCAGGATTTCCTTCATCCGGGCGCAGGTCGCGGGCGCAAGAACCTGCCGGCCTGGCCTGGGACCCGCCTGGTGCAGAACCCGGTTGCCGGAGCGAACCGATCGCACCAGGTAGGGTCGGACATAGCGACCGTTGTTCGCAATGCACAGATATGCAGCAGCAAGCTGCAATAGCGTTACGGTCACTCCCTGACCGAACGCGTTGTTCGCAATCCGCAGCGCGGTTAGCTTTGCCGGCTTGTCCATACGACCGGTTGCCTCGCCTGGCAGCCCGATGCCGACTGGTTCACCGAACCCCAGGGCCTTGGCGGTAAGGTAGAAGTGCGTACGGTCGAGCCGGAGCGCGAGCATCGCACACCCCGGATTTGAAGACTGCGTGAACAACCCGTCAAAATCCAGTACCCCGTGGTTATGAGCGTCTGAAATCCGGTAGCCCGACACCTCGATGGCACCAGCCGACACATCGTAGCGGTCCCGGACAAACTCCTCGGCCTGCGGACTCTCAAGTGCTGCCGCGCACACCACAATCTTGAATGACGAACCTGGCTCGAACTCATCGCACACCGGTGCGCACTTGTACCGGCTTGCCGGAAAATCCCTGAACCGGGCCGGGTCATAGCTCGGACAACTCGCCAGTGCCAGAACTGCGCCGTCCTGTGCGTCCAACACGACCGCGGACCCGTGCTTCGCTCCGGTACGCTCTAGTCCGGCAGCAAGTGCCCGGTAACACAGCTCCTGGACGTCAAGGTCAAGCGTAAGCGTAATGTCCGCGCCCGGAACCGGCTCGACCCTCGGATAGCTCGGATACGGTAGCTCCAGACCAAGCCCCTCGCGCTGCATCAGCACCCAGCCTGGCTGGCCAGACAGGACTGAATCGTACCAGGCCTCCAGCCCAGCCAGTCCGCCGTCTTCGCCGACGAAACCGACGACGTTACTGCAGCTCGGGCCAAAAGGATACCAGCGGTGGGTTTCAGCTTCGACCTCGGTGCAGTTACCGAACCGACACTTCACGATGCGGCGCCATAATGCATCAGCCGCCGGCTGCTCCAGCCGTTTCGGAAAGCAGAACATCTTCTCATGCTCCGCTATCTCCTGTCGCACCTCCTCCTTTGTGCCGAGTCCGGCCGAAGCGAGGATGTCGGCCAAGGAGTCTAGGTTCCTCACCTTTCTCGGCCACACGTAAACAAGACACGCGGTCTGATTCAAGGTCAGCGGTCGGCCCCAGCAATCAAGTATCCGGCCCCGCTCCGGTGCAAGTCGCAGCGAGTCAATGTGCAGGCTGGCGGCCTTTACCCGGTATGCGGCCCCGCGCACCAGTTGCACATACCCCATCCGACCCAACAGCATGGTGCCCAGCACAAACAGCGCACCTGCCACCAGCCGATTCCGCCGGACTTCCGCGCTCGCGTACTGTCTCACGTCCTTACTGCCTCGCTTCCCCTCTACTGGCGGCTTGCGCCACGATGACCGGCCCGGTGTCCGGCTCGGTTACGGCTATCGCGTCCTCCTGGGCAGAGTACCGTGGCCGACCACTTGCAACCCAGAGCGACTCCAGCCGCGAAAAGCTCTCAAGCCGCATGACCAGCACCGCCAGGCTGTCGCGCTGCTCAAGCAAATGGCGGTGACGGCCCTCGCAAGTGCTCAGCAACCGGGTCAACCTCAGGCTTCGATTATGAAGTCCGAGATATGCAAGCGCCAGCATGCAGAGAAACCAGACGATGCCGATTCTAATAAGCGTCCTCATGTCTCTCACTCTGTTTCGATTCGGACCACTTACACCCTCTGACCAGTCTGCGATTCACAGTCGTTCTGCTGCCCTTAGCCTTGCTGACCTTGACTGCGGATTGGCTCTGACTTCGCTCTCGCTCGGTCGCACCGGCTTCGGGGTCAGAATTCTAGCCCGGCCGTCGCGCTCGGCTTCGCGCAGTGCGGTCTTGACCTCGCGGTCCTCAAGCGAGTGATACGATATCGCCACGAGTCGGCCGCCCGGTTCGAGCAGGTTCAACGCTGCGGCCAGACCATTCCTTACATTCTCAAGCTCGTTATTGACCCGGACGCGGACGGCCTGAAAGACCCGGGCCAGACTCTTGCGCCACATCTTGCCAGGTACGCTTGCCCGCACGCAGTCGGCCAAGTCTCGGGTCGTATGTAGCCGGCCACGGAAAGCGCTGATGCGCCGGGCAATCCGCTTGGCAAACCGCTCCTGGCCGTACTCCTCAAGCCAAGCCGCAATTTCCTTCGGGCTTGCCCGGCGCACCAGCGCGAGCGCAGGAGGCAGTGATGCGGACTGGTCGAATCTCATATCCAAGGGACCATCCAGCTCGAAACTGAAACCCCGGCTGGCAGTACGCAACTGATGATAGGAAACTCCAAAATCAAACAGCACGCCCCGCACCGGCTCCAGGTTCAGCCTTTTCACAATAGCTACCATATCGGCGTAGTTCGCCTGCACGAGCTCCACATTTTCGTAACTATCCAGTTGCCTTCTTGCTTCGGCCAGGGCCTCTGGGTCCAGGTCAAGACCCAGAAGCCTGCCGGACCCTAATACCGCGAGTATCTGCCGTGCGTGGCCGGCTCCGCCCACGCAGGCATCAACAATCGTTCCCGCTCGCGGCGCAAGGTATTCAAGTACTTCATTGACCAGTACCGGCTGGTGAAACACCGCTGCTCGGTCTGTCGTCATCTGCCTTCTGCGTTCTACTCTCTACTGTCAGCCGCTTCCAAAATCTACCGTCTGGCATCTAACTTCTGTGTTCACTCGGTCGGGCATCCGACTGCTGAACTCTGCCTTCCGCACGCTGACTCCTGGGCTCGGCCGGACCTGTCTCAATCCCCCAGCCGTGTCGCTCCAGCTCGGCCAGGTCCTCATCAAGCGTCTGCCGCGCCTCCTCGGTGAACTGGTCATAGCGACCCGGCTCCCATATCTCGAAATACTCACCAGCACCGGCCAGAACCGCCTCACTACTGATGCCGGCCCACTCCAGCAGATGCTTCGGAATCAACAGCCGATACTGACTATCCATCTGCACCTCGGCTGCGCTTGCCAAAGCTAGCCGACGCACCTTACGCGCTCGGTCCTGATACTTGGGCAGATTCTGCAGGGTGCGGTCCCAGTATTCTCGCCATTCGGACAGGGGGTGGACTTCGATTGTTCTGTCACGACCTCTTTGCAATACGAACGTCCTATCCGATTCTGGAGAAAGACGCTCCCTATAGGAGACCGGGACCTGCACCCTGCCTTTCGCGTCAACGGAGAACCGGAACTCTCCGAGGAAAAGATTATTCACCATTTCTAAACGACACTTTCATTATCCACCACTATCTACCACTTTTCCACACGCGGCCAATATATCCCCCCACTCTGGCTTGTCAAGAAAAACATTATGTCCCCGGTGTCGTCTTCTCCCAGTAGCAAGTGATACGCTCTTAGGCTCTTGACCTCAAAGACTTAGGCAAGGGGGCAATGACTTCGCCCGCAACTTCAGAACCTCTACTCTGCTACTCACCCTATACCTATACCTACCTGCCAATCCCCTGCGCTTGCTGCTCACTGTTTCCGGTTGGCAACCTGACCAACTTCGGCTTTCTGCCCTACCTTCCCCTTTTCGCGCTCGGCCACTTGCTTACGCGCCGGCCACACACACCATGACCGCGAGAAAGCACCAAGCCGCAGAGCAAGTCAATCTTGATTCAAGCTCAAAATGCGCCAGCACAATCTGCCATCAACACACGCATCCACCCAACAAGCGAAAGGTGAAACAAGCAGGAGCAACACCAGCACGACACCAAAGGACACAACGGGCCAGGCAGGCTTACTCGTCAGCCAGGTGGCTGTCAGGATGCCGTTACGGTATCCAACCCATTCTGGCAACGCCGATTCCACTTACCATCGGTGGCTCGTCTCAACTCAGTAGTCAGAACCTTTCTCCAGCCCATCGTCTAACGATGTCTCTTAGCACTTCTGTCCCATACTACCCTGCCAACCGGCCAGAAACGTGCCCGGTGCGTCTAGCTGTACTCGACTACCCCCCTCCTGAATCGTGCCGACACAGAATCCGGAAAACTGACACCGGAACAGCTCCCCCAGCCGACCCGGGAACAAGCCGGGAAAAAGCATCGCCAATAGCTCAACTGACGCACTTTCAATCTACTGTGACGATTGGCACTTTTCTAACTCCGGATGGTACTATCTAGATGGACTATGAAACACAAACAAGACTCGACCGCTGATGCAAGCGGCAACAGACCAGCGCAGGAAAAGGCCGTCCGCGCGACACACCGATACCGGGCAAAAACCGACCCGAGCCGGGTCTATCTCCTGCTCGAAGAAAAGAACCCGCAAATGGTAGGACGATACGAAGCCCAGGCTCGTATTCTTGCGTCCATAGACGAAATCGTACGTGGCTTGGTTATCCTGGCAAACGTCCCACCTCTCACCCGATTCTGGTATGCCACTTACGGTCGGCAGGTGTATGCACTCTGGCGCCGGAATCGGGGCAGACTCTCATCGTCTGAAATCGCTCTATTAGAACAGCGTTGGACATCTCGCGGTCTTGACCCGGAAGTTCTGATCCGGGTTCGGCTCAAAGTCCTGGAAAGCCTCGACTCACCGACTTCAGTCCGAAGCGGCAATCAGGCAAGAACAGACAATGAAGCACCGCACATTGCCTAGGCGAAGGAACCGCCGCTTCTGGCAATCCTCCTCATGTTTCCCTGACGCTCTGTGTTCTCACCGCTGTCCTGAACATCACGTCATGCCCCTGTCCGCCTCGTGGTTGTGCATTCTTGTACCTGAAATCTGGAATCTAGCATCTGGTATTTCGCACCGTCCGTCTGGTCCGTGCCCCTTGCAGCCCGTGTCCGCACCATTCTCTGCATGCTGGAATCCGGCATCGTCGGTTTCCCGTTCTTGCGGCTCCCCCTGCAGCTCTGATGTCAAAGGCCGCATTGAAACATCCCATGGCTCTGATAGCATATAACACCGTGTCAGACCAAGAAAAAGCACGCACCCGGCCACCCTATGTCCGCGAACAGGAAGACCGCTTACTTGTCTCCCAGTGTCTGTCCGAAGACCCGGCTGTGCGCAACAAGGCTCAGAAGGACCTCTTCAACCGCTTCAACACCGGCATCATCTACCTTGCTTTCCTGCGACTCGGGTCCCGGCCCGAAGCTGAGGACTGCGCGTCCGAGGCCCTGCGTGACGTACTAGTCCAACTGGAACGGTTTCAGTGGCGCTGTACGCTCTCAACCTGGATTTACACCATCGCCCGCCACTGGATAAACAAATATGCCCGCAAGGCCAGGCTTGACATCACTGATACCGACCTTGACAAACTCGACGACCCCGCCCTAGTTCCTGCTCTCGGCCGCTCTCCCCCCGTGCTTCTCGAGGGCCGGGAAGCCTGGCTGAACCTTGTCGCAGAAATCTATCGTTTACCCGACCGATACCGTGATGCCTGCCATCTCCGCTTTGCGGACGAGATGCGTATCGAAGAAATCGCCCAGGTGATGGACACGACCATTGACTCGGTCAAGAAGCTCATCACTCGTGGTCGCAAAGTTCTCACCGCCCGTCTCGGAATGTACCGGGACCGGAACGATGCCTGAAAAAGTAATAAGAATCACCGGCACCTGGGACAGCCGTCAGGTGGCGGACTTCGTGGTCCTGGCCCGCCGGTTTGTCTCCGACGTCCGGGTTATCCGGGGCAGCGCCGAGGCAAACGCCAAGGACCTCATCGAGGTGCTTGCGCTCGGCAGTGAAAAAGAGCCGGAGGCTACCCTCATCGCCATGGGCAAAGACGAGGAGACAGCTCTTACAACCCTGGCTCCCTGCCTTGCGAACGTGGCGATAGTTCCGGACTGGTGCCAGAGGTTCTTCAACCTCGTCCAGGCGCTGGAACTGGTACCGCCGGAGGTCTCCGGTCGCGTCTGGCACAGGTTCCAGTCTGGACTCGAGCGCCGCCGTGAACAACAGTGCATCCGCGAACTGATGCAGCAAGAAAGAGCCGCTGGTCGCACTCGCCAACGAGTCGAAATCCCATTCCGGTCCCGCGCTGTCTCTCGACCGCTCCACCGGCCATCGCTCATCATCTCCCACATGGTCCAGCGCCTGCGCCGCCGGCTCAACTGCACCTGGGACATTGCCCGTCGCAGACTGGCCGAACGCGCCCAAATGACCCAGCAGGAAATCGAACGGCTCGAACAAGGCGACTGGCCCACTCCGGCCCAGCTCGACAAACTCGAGCGCTACCTGAAATGGACTCTGTTCTTCCTGTTCGGCGAGACCGAACAGGCCTACACTGACCTCCAGACCGCCTACTTCGAGCGACTGAACAACCTGTCTCCCACCGAAGCAGACCGGCGTGCGTTCCGACAGCTCTACGCCAGACTGCTCAGACGCAGGCTTGAGATGAAAGCCCGCGGCAGAAACGAACCGGACACCCGAACCGGGGCATAGTAAGATGTCTGATGCGCTTACCCGCGGCATCGAGATCTGCCGTCAGACAGTGGCTCGCGTCAAAACCGACTTCGCTGACATCTGCACCAGCGAACGCCATCACGACTTCGATTCGCTTGCCTTGTACTGCCGGCAGAACGGCATCGAACTAATTCTTGACGAAAGTCTGGCTGGCACCCGGGCTCGGGCCGCAAGCATACTCGTCCAGGACGTTCCCTTCATCCTGCTCGATCGCGAACTTACCCGGCCCGGAGAACGGCTCACCTCCCTTGCCCACGAACTTGGACACGTCATGCTCGACCATCTCCGCCGACCCAGCTTTGCGGTATGCGGCTTCTGCGAGACAATGAGCCTTGGCTCAAGAATGCTCCAGAAACGCTACTGTGCGGAAATCGAACTCGAAGCCGACGTTCACGCCATGCTCATTGTTCTGCCGGAAGGCTTCCTCCATCGCCAGGTAGAGCGCACCGGCCACATACCGGCCCGGCGACTCCATCGTAGTCTGGACCTGCCCCTTTCCTGGGTCGGTGCAAGAATCCAGCTCTACCGGCTGGTCAACGGCTACGCTGACTCAAATCTGGCCCTTGTGCGCCTTGGCAAAGACCCTTCCTCGCTTATTGAACGTCGCCGCCGTCAGACTCTGGAACTTGAGCACCGCACATACCTCTACTCCCTCCTCCGCCACCATCTGGAAAAACCCACCCTGTCCCCGGTCTGAACTGACCCGACCCCAAACTACTCCCTGTTCTCTGCTTACCCTCGCTGTCCTTCGGTTCTACGCTCTGACCTTGTGTTCCTCAGTGCCGGGCGCTCTCATACGGCTTCTTCGGCCTGAACGGCCGGAAAAGCGCCTCCAGCCTTGCCAGCAGAAGCATCCCACCCGCGTCCAGCCGATACTCCTCTCCATCACCCGCCCAATTCCCGTGCGCGTATGTGAGGTCAATGAACACCGCATCAACATAGGTCGGCACCATCCAGTAACCCTGACTGCGAAGCGCACCGGCCGGCCTCAGCCTGGGTACTGGAACCACGTCCTCATACTCCTGCTCCTGTTCCAGCCTGAGTGTACCCTGACAGTCAATCTTGTACACCCTCTGCCGGCTCGGGTCTAGCCCGTTCTTCGTCAACCGGACGAACAGCAACCGGTCCCACCGGTTGCCCGAAACCTCATCCGCAACATTCGCAAACTCTCCCTGTCTAACCCAGAGCTCCCCCTTATCCACAATGGCATTAGGCCTCTGTGCCACCTGTTTTGCCTGCATCGGTACCACGTGTGGCACCAGTAGCTTCATCCCCTCGAAGAATTGCTTCTCGTCCGACAAATCCTGCTTTGGCTCATAGCACGTCTTTAGCTCGTGGAATATGTCGCACTCCGGGTCTTCTAGTAGAGAGCGATACTCATCTCGCGCCACCTGCAGCTCCAGCTCGCTCACTGTTTCTGCCTTGAGCCTCTGCACCAGCGCTGAACCGCGGCCATTATGGTCCCGGTACGTTCGGCCGATAAAACGGCAATCCGGCCCGCCGGGCTCATACGCGATGATGAACTTTGCCACCGGGCTTGTAGTGAACCGCCAGTCATCCGGTGCTTGCTCGGAAACAGTCTGTACGAGCTTCTGAATTACCTTATCCGCCTGCTCTTTGCTCAGCCGGCGCCGCTGGCACGCCCGTTCTATTAGGTGTTTCTTGTCCGGGTCAACAATCAACCGTGCCACAGTCACCCCTTCACTTGGGCAACTGGTGCACCGTCCCGCAAAATTACCTCAACCGCTCTCGCCCTCTCCCATTCTGAAGGATAGTTCACCTTCAACTCAGCCAGAGCTTTGCCTACAACGGCATCTATCGCCCGGTTCAAAGGCCGGGCTCCGTACTCCCTTGAAAAACCCTGGTTACGGATCAGGTCAATAGCCTCCTGACTCAAAGTGATACGCTTGCCCAGCAGCGTACTCAACCGGCTAAGCTTCTGCGAAATGAATCCATCCATCACGGTCGTCGTCAGCGGCTTGAACACCAGTATCTCATCCACTCGTCCCAGGAACTCCCTGGGAAACTCCTTCTCCACTGCTCTTATCACATCGCGTCGGATGTTGCTCCATGTGGTCGTTGTGTCGGGCCCGAACCCGGACACCCTAACTCCTTCATCAGTAAACCCGACATTACAAGTCATCAGCACGATAGTGCCGCTGAAATACAGCGCGTTACCCTGAAGGTCCTCCAGCTTGCCGTAGTCAAAAACCTGCAGAAAAGCCAACCTAACCTCCGGTGCTGCTTTCTCAAACTCATCCAGAAGCAGCACGCAGAACGGATGCCTGCGCATCTGCAGTGTCAAGGGAGCAAGGAGCTCCGGATTCTCGGCACTGGGCGGTCCGGGCCGGCCCAAAAGCGACACCAATGTCTGATGTGCCGACATATCAAACCGCACAAGATTGTCCTCACTACCGGTATAGTGCAGGGCCAGGGCCTTGGCCAGCTCGGTCTTGCCCACCCCGCTCGGCCCGGCAATCAAGAATACGCCAAGCGGACGCTCCGGATTCACCTGTACCCGTGCACGCGTCACGGCCAGACGGCTACATATGGCGGCAATCGCCTCCTTCTGACCCAGCACCCTCGCATTCAGGGCCCGCTCCAGTCCCTTGGTCCTCTCCTGCTCTTGTGCAATCGTCTCATCCGGAATCCCGGTAATTTCAGCCAGTGCGACCCTCAAGTTCGCCGCATCACAAGTCTTCTTGTCAGCCATTCGGCACTCTGTGAAAGCCTGCTCCAGAAGGTCAATCGTCTTATCCGGCTGCCTTCGGAAAGGCAAATACTCATTTGACAACCTGATTGCATACTCAACCAGCCCCGGCTTGGCGCTAGCCCCGTAGTACTTCTGCAAGTCCTCTAACTCTGCCCGCACAATATGCCTAAGATTCTCTCCCTCCGGCTCAGCTATGCTCACCTCCTGAAACCGGCGCCTGACCGCCTCGTCTCGACTAACGAAACGGTGAAACTCCTCGGTCGTTGTTGCACCGATAAGCCTCACCCGATTCTCCGCAATGTAGGGCTTCAGGATGTTTGCGCTGTGCGGATGTCCGAAAATCTGATGTATCTCATCAATGAACAGTACGACCGGTTCCTTGCTGGCTGCTTCCAGCAACTCTTTCAGCAACTTTGAATACGCTCCCCACTCCCAGTATGTACCCGGCACACCGGCCTGCACATCATAGAAACTGGTCCTGATTACCTTCCGTCCCAGAAGCCACTCTGGCACGTCTCTGTTTACGATCTTCCAGGCGAGACACTTCACCAGGAATGTCTTGCCCACCCCCGCGTCTCCAAGAATCATCGGATTCGCCTTAGCTCGCCGGCCAAGGATACGCACCAATTGACGCATTTCCGGCTCACGGGCCGAGAAATCTCCGGGCGGATTGTTCTTCACCCTGAAAGTCAAATCCTCGCCCACGCGCCGGAAAATCGAATCCTCAGGCAGTTCACGAGTCGGATAGTACCTATCGCGGTTGTTTGAATCCATATCCTTATCAGGAAACAGTCCGTCGGTGAACATCCTTTCCCTTCCCTCTCTTTCTTGTTACGGTCTTCGTATCACTCAAAAAAAAATACCGGATTCTATCCTGTCTCTTTTCACTTGTCGCCGGTCGCCTGTCACTTGTTTCTTGTCACTTCGTACTTGCTCCAAATTGTCCTAGGAACAACATCTCCAAGTGACTAGTCATTGGGCGAAGGGACTCTCTCCACCCGTCATCCTTTGCCTCCATCCATACTAGTTCCCAACGGATACCTGTCAAGGACCGGCAGGATGGCCTCTGACTTCAACCCTAGCGGCGCACCGTTCGCAGAGCCGGTAGAACCGAATGCTGTCCTGCCTTACGTTGAGCAGAGCAGAGAGTTCGGCCGCAAGCTCGGCCAGCCTGCGTTCGTCCAGATTGCATTCGAACACGCTGTACTGCACGCGTCGGCCATAGTCCTTCAGCTTGTTGCAGATCCGGACCCGGCGTCGGTCGCCAACGATGTCGTAACTCACAACGACAACCATATCTCCTCACAGGTAATAAGTGACAAGCTACCACATCAGTGAAAAATGAATGGCCGGTATTGCTCCCTGCCCTTGATGAAGCCAACCAGACGCTGAACCTGTCCTTCCATCGCATTCCGCAGACTCGACCGGCCTCCGCGGTAATATACTGGAGAACCCAGGTTGTCCATCACGGCGGTCACCAGGCGATGCCTGGTATGTTGGTCAAGCAGCACTCCGTCCATCCCCAGCCGCGCCTTCTTGCGCAGGAGCCGGATGACCGCCCGGTCAACGACCGGCTGGCGAAACTCCTCTACCACGTCAAACAGCAGGTTGGACCGGTCCGCGGGACCGCGATGGATGAAGCCGACACAAGGGTTCAGCCCGGCAAGGACCAACAGCCGGTGCATCAACGAGTAGAGTATCCCGTATCCGTAGTTCAGGAGCGAGTTCACAAGGTCGGTGGCTCCCTTCTTTTCCCGGCGCTCAAAGCAGGCATCCGATGCAAGCAGGGACTTGACCAGACCCCAATAGATTCCTCCGGCCTGCCCCTCGAGTGCAAAGAGCTGGCCGCCGAACCGCTCGTCCGATTCCAGACCGGCCAGTTGCTCCAGTAGTCCGGCCAGCTTCTCGACCGCGGCGGGTATCTCCTGTCGGAACTCCGACTCGGCCCGGCCTCGATACTTGGCATAGTAGCGCAGGAGATTCATCTGATTCGTAACCTTCCCTTCA includes these proteins:
- a CDS encoding UDP-N-acetylmuramoyl-L-alanyl-D-glutamate--2,6-diaminopimelate ligase; its protein translation is MRKRLEELVLGMPCTIHGNPKVEIKGIAYHSGQVKPGYLFVAVEGFRVAGSQFIDEAMNRGAVAVATTDFSRVRRGWVTTVLTKTPRRFLAQVSNRFYDFPSRKLDLVGVTGTNGKTTTTFLVRAMARQSGIEPGFIGTIEYSDGVEYRKAGHTTPESLDLVELLARMADNKVPLCVAEVSSHALELDRVYDLDFKVAAFTNLTQDHLDFHKTMRAYQEAKMKLFEGLRPTSFVVTNQDDVMGREIAAKARARVIRYGTRPDLEPVPEIVGKVTVVRPDGLATEVSVQGKAVPVRLKLVGRYNLANLLAAFGIGTALGWSPEVMAAGAESLENVPGRLERIETGRGFQVYVDYAHTPDALVRVLETVREFTSGRVICVFGCGGDRDQAKRPLMGRAVAGLADLAIVTSDNPRSEPAEVIIRDIVKGMNSGEHIVEPDRREAIRQALAAARPGDSVIVAGKGHEEYQLVGEERRPFDDRKVTKELLAELG
- a CDS encoding penicillin-binding protein 2 is translated as MRQYASAEVRRNRLVAGALFVLGTMLLGRMGYVQLVRGAAYRVKAASLHIDSLRLAPERGRILDCWGRPLTLNQTACLVYVWPRKVRNLDSLADILASAGLGTKEEVRQEIAEHEKMFCFPKRLEQPAADALWRRIVKCRFGNCTEVEAETHRWYPFGPSCSNVVGFVGEDGGLAGLEAWYDSVLSGQPGWVLMQREGLGLELPYPSYPRVEPVPGADITLTLDLDVQELCYRALAAGLERTGAKHGSAVVLDAQDGAVLALASCPSYDPARFRDFPASRYKCAPVCDEFEPGSSFKIVVCAAALESPQAEEFVRDRYDVSAGAIEVSGYRISDAHNHGVLDFDGLFTQSSNPGCAMLALRLDRTHFYLTAKALGFGEPVGIGLPGEATGRMDKPAKLTALRIANNAFGQGVTVTLLQLAAAYLCIANNGRYVRPYLVRSVRSGNRVLHQAGPRPGRQVLAPATCARMKEILAKVVTEGTGTFAAVPGVEVCGKTGTAQKVEPGGGYSDTRSMMSFVGFLPREPARYVIAVLLDEPNHRFASTSAGPVFREIGEQLLLLEKVRRARMAAGQFPVAGRTEPGMRIAGK
- the rsmH gene encoding 16S rRNA (cytosine(1402)-N(4))-methyltransferase RsmH, whose translation is MTTDRAAVFHQPVLVNEVLEYLAPRAGTIVDACVGGAGHARQILAVLGSGRLLGLDLDPEALAEARRQLDSYENVELVQANYADMVAIVKRLNLEPVRGVLFDFGVSYHQLRTASRGFSFELDGPLDMRFDQSASLPPALALVRRASPKEIAAWLEEYGQERFAKRIARRISAFRGRLHTTRDLADCVRASVPGKMWRKSLARVFQAVRVRVNNELENVRNGLAAALNLLEPGGRLVAISYHSLEDREVKTALREAERDGRARILTPKPVRPSESEVRANPQSRSARLRAAERL
- the mraZ gene encoding division/cell wall cluster transcriptional repressor MraZ, with translation MVNNLFLGEFRFSVDAKGRVQVPVSYRERLSPESDRTFVLQRGRDRTIEVHPLSEWREYWDRTLQNLPKYQDRARKVRRLALASAAEVQMDSQYRLLIPKHLLEWAGISSEAVLAGAGEYFEIWEPGRYDQFTEEARQTLDEDLAELERHGWGIETGPAEPRSQRAEGRVQQSDARPSEHRS
- a CDS encoding sigma-70 family RNA polymerase sigma factor, whose amino-acid sequence is MALIAYNTVSDQEKARTRPPYVREQEDRLLVSQCLSEDPAVRNKAQKDLFNRFNTGIIYLAFLRLGSRPEAEDCASEALRDVLVQLERFQWRCTLSTWIYTIARHWINKYARKARLDITDTDLDKLDDPALVPALGRSPPVLLEGREAWLNLVAEIYRLPDRYRDACHLRFADEMRIEEIAQVMDTTIDSVKKLITRGRKVLTARLGMYRDRNDA
- a CDS encoding HPr family phosphocarrier protein encodes the protein MPEKVIRITGTWDSRQVADFVVLARRFVSDVRVIRGSAEANAKDLIEVLALGSEKEPEATLIAMGKDEETALTTLAPCLANVAIVPDWCQRFFNLVQALELVPPEVSGRVWHRFQSGLERRREQQCIRELMQQERAAGRTRQRVEIPFRSRAVSRPLHRPSLIISHMVQRLRRRLNCTWDIARRRLAERAQMTQQEIERLEQGDWPTPAQLDKLERYLKWTLFFLFGETEQAYTDLQTAYFERLNNLSPTEADRRAFRQLYARLLRRRLEMKARGRNEPDTRTGA
- a CDS encoding ImmA/IrrE family metallo-endopeptidase codes for the protein MSDALTRGIEICRQTVARVKTDFADICTSERHHDFDSLALYCRQNGIELILDESLAGTRARAASILVQDVPFILLDRELTRPGERLTSLAHELGHVMLDHLRRPSFAVCGFCETMSLGSRMLQKRYCAEIELEADVHAMLIVLPEGFLHRQVERTGHIPARRLHRSLDLPLSWVGARIQLYRLVNGYADSNLALVRLGKDPSSLIERRRRQTLELEHRTYLYSLLRHHLEKPTLSPV